In Aegilops tauschii subsp. strangulata cultivar AL8/78 chromosome 3, Aet v6.0, whole genome shotgun sequence, one genomic interval encodes:
- the LOC141042223 gene encoding uncharacterized protein: protein MYDIGFIKTNLIDQFMVTFHPKETKDNLLRSLVINQNKDTILFPYNFNFHYILLEIKLEQGLVNVLESRRKDPEDYADMSKMLEKVWKVFTAQISGLPQDLRWKYPKCLWQEPGNNYCGYYVCEFIYNATAKNRRGYSKRQYEM from the exons atgtatgatattgggttcattaagaCAAATCTCATAGATCAATTTATGGTTACATTTCATCCCAAAGAAACCAAGgacaacttgctacgatcgttggtaataaatcaaaacaaagatacaatactctttccttacaacttcaa tttccactatattctcctagagattaagcttgagcagggactagtaaacGTCTTAGaatcgagacgaaaagatcccgaggactatgcggacatgtctaaaatgctcgagaa GGTTTGGAAAGTATTCACCGCACAAATTTCGGGACTGCCGCAGGATCTGCGATGGaaatacccgaaa tgcttgtggcaggaacccgggaataattactgtggatactacgtctgcgagttcatctacaacgcgacggCCAAGAATaggcggggctactctaaaagacaatatgaa ATGTGa